The Microbacterium oleivorans genome contains the following window.
CCCCCCACACGCCCGTCACCGGGAGGTCACGCCCCGGCTCGACGAGCGCGAGCGCCTTCTTGTAGCTCGACTGCGACCCCTCACGGATCGCGATCCGAACCTCGGGAAGCTCAGCAGGTGCCGACACGATCGAGAACTCCCGGCGGGTGCCCCGCGCGTCGGGCCGACGGTGCGGCACCTCGAGCTCGAGGTACTGCCCCGGGCGGAACCGGAACCCGCGATGCGCACGGAATGTCAATTCGCGCACCGACGGGGTCAGCGCCGTGCGTTCGACGAACCGCAGCCGAACCGACGCACGCCATGCGAAGGCGAACGCCACGAGGTTGCCGATCAGCAGCGCGCGTTCCTGGCCGAGGCTGATCTCGCCGATCAGGATCGGCCACCCCGCCAGCGCACCGACAACGGCGGCGACGAGGTACTGCTGCGACCGTCGCGGGGGCAGCGTCAACGGCTCCGACAGCATGAACGCGCCGAGGAACAGGAAGGGCGAAGACCACAGCACCTGACCGATGACTCCCCCGTCGACGGGGATCGAGGCCTGGGCGTACTGGACGAACGTCCGCAGGAGCGCCACGCCGACGGCCACCGCGAGGAACACCGCGACGACGCGCACCTTCTCGGTGCGCACCAGCACGAGCCCGCCGAGCACGACCACCGGCGCGGCGAGCAGCGGCGACCCGACCCACCACGCCGAGGCGCCCAGATCGAAGAACGGGATGCTCAGAACCGTCAGCGCGGTCGCACCCGCTGCCGCGGGGTTGAAGATGTGACGCCCGCGCCAGGCGAGCAGGTACTTCGACGCCGAGGCGACGACGCCCGCGATCGCGATGCCCAGCAGGCCCGCGGGCTCGAGGGTCGGGCGCAGGACGAAAAGCAGGATGAGCGCGGTGATCACCGCAGACTCGATGCGCCACGAGCGGCCGAGCAGGCGCTGCGCGACGGCATCCACGAGGGCGATCGACACGACGAGCACGACGAGCGCCGCCGGGAGGGCCAGCGGGTCCACCGCGAGCTGGCCGGTGAAGGCGAGGGCGAACGCGATCAGCCCCAGCGCGCTCAGCGAGACGAGCACCAGCCGGTACATCGAGATGCGCCCGAGCGCGCCCACGGCGCGATTTCGGATGGCGGTGAGCGAGGTCATACGAACAGCTCCGCTTCGCAGTGAGGTGACCATTCGACGGGGCCGTCGGTGCGCATCCGCACCCACGCGGCCCCCCGGGCGGCCGCGAAGCGCGGCCCACCCTCGAAGAACAGGGCGGTGGCGACGGCATCCGCCGTCATCGCGTCGGCCGCGACGGCCCAGGTCGCCGCATACTCCCGCACCGGGTGGCCGGTGCGGGCATCGAGAACGTGATGAAGACCATCGCCCCAGGCACGGCGATTGGTTGCCGATGCGCACAGGGCACCGGCCGCGAGCGTCCACACGCCGATCGCCCGACGGGCGTCGTAGGGGTGCTCCAAGGCGATGCGCTGCGCTACGCCGTCGACCGCGAGGTCGCCGCTGGCGTCGACGACCAGCCATCCCTCGACGCGGGAGCGGAGCACGCCGAGCACGAGGTCGACGAGCCGCCCCTTGCCGATCGCTCCGACATCGATGATGGCGGGCCCGCGCAGCGTCAGCGACCCATCAGCGGCCTGGACCAGCTCGCGCCAATCACCGGGCGCGGGCTCGGCACCCCGATCGAGGAGGGAGTAAGCCGCGTCGTAGCCACGACGAGCGAGCGCATCCCCCACCAGCGGATTGACCGAGCCGCCCGTGGCGCGATCGAGGGCGTCGTATAGGCCGAGCATCGCCGCTGCGTCCGGCGGAGCGGCCACCGACCCCCCGGCGGCGATCTGCCGCACGAGGGAGTCCGGGCGGAACCTCGACCACTCGCGGTCGAAACCGTCGACCACGGACGATACGGCCGCCCGATCGTCGCCCGTGAGAGGTGCCGCACTGTCGACGCGCCACGCGGTCCCGATCGCGTCGAACTCCCATCGATGCGATGCGAGCGTGGACACGCTCATGCCGCAGCGTCGGTTCGGATCTCCTCCACCGCCGCGTTGAAGCCGCCGCTGGTGAGTGAGGACCCGGCGACCCGATCCACCTCGACCTCGTCGAGGCTCTTGCCGATCACGAGGTCATCGATGCCCCCGATGAACTCCGCCTGGTACTGACGGCTCTCACGGCGGGTGGGCTCACCCGTCACCTCGACGTCGGTCACGGCATCGGAGGCGATCGTCAGGGTGACTGTGATCGTCTCGGGCCCCTCCGGCGTCTGGTAGGTGCCCTCGGCGGTGTACGAACCGTCGGCGTAGGCGCTGCCCGCGGTGCCCGCGGAGCCGGTGGATCCGCTCGTGCCCTCGGTCGTGGGCGACGTCGTCTCGGGTGCGGAGCCCGATGCCGGCTGCTCGGCTTCGGCCTGACCGGCGCACCCGGCGAGCAGGGCGAGACCGGCGACGGATGCGGCGGCAGCGGTGACGCGCAGCGAACGGGGTACGGCAGTGGTGCGGATCATGGTAGGTCCTCCTGTGTCGTGCCCCTCCGGGGGGAGGTGGGCTCCTTTCACGGTAGCGGCCCGGCGCCATGCGGCTCCTAGGCGGATCCTATGCGTTTGCATCGAGTGGGTCGGCGGCGCCGCGGCGACGCACTGCCTTGAGCCCCTCGACGGCGAAGAAGATCACGACCGCGAACCCCAGCGGCAGCAGCCACGCCTGCGCCGCGAGAGGCCGCGACTCGAACAGGCTGTTCATGAAAGGGACGTAGGTGTACACGAGCTGCAGCGCGATGAGCGCACCCGCCGACCACCACACCACGGGGTTGCCGCGGAGCACCGCGGACGTCAGGCTCGAGCGCCCGAGGAACCGGCAGTTGAGCAGGAATGCGAGCTGACCGAGGGCGAGCACCGAGACGGCCACGGTCCGGGCGCCCTCCACGTCGGATCCGGTGGCGCGGACGATCGTGAAGGCGGCGAGCGTGGCACCGCCGATGAGCACCGACACGACGAGCACGAAGCCGAGCTCTCTGACCGAGATGATCGAGCCGCCGCCGGCCCGCGGCGGCCGATTCATGATCCCGCGCTCCGCCGGCTCGTAAGCCAGGGCGAGCGAAAGGGTCACCGCGGTGACCATGTTCACCCACAGCACCTGGACCGGCGTCAGCGGCAGCGCGAGCCCGAACACCACGGCGACGAGGATCACCAGAGACTGCGCACCATTGGTCGGCAGCAGGAAGATGACCGATTTGCGCAGGTTGTCGTAGATGCGCCGCCCTTCGTGGATCGCCGAGCGGATGGTGGCGAAGTTGTCGTCGGCGAGGACGATCTCGGCAGCCTCCTTCGTCGCTTCGGTGCCCTTGATCCCCATCGCGATCCCGACGTCGGCCCGGGTCAGCGCGGGCGCGTCGTTCACCCCGTCGCCGGTCATCGCGACGACCTCGCCGTGCGACTGCAGCGCACGCACGATCCGGATCTTGTGCTCCGGGCTCGTACGCGCGTAGACGTCGACGTCGCGGACGACCTCCTTGAGCTTCTCCTGACTCAGCCCCTCGAGTTCGGCTCCGGTCAGCACACGGGGCTCGTCACCCGTGATCAGGCCCATCTCGCGACTGATCGCGACAGCCGTTCCCGCATGATCGCCCGTGATCATCTTGACCCGGATGCCGGCCTGGTGGCAGTCGGCGATCGCCTCGATGGCCTCGGGACGCGGCGGGTCGAGGATGCCCCAGAGTCCGAGGAACTCGAGCTCCTCGAGATCCTCGACCGTCACCTCGTCGAGCCGCGCGGGCTTGCGTGCGGCAGCCAGCACGCGCAGTCCCTCTGCACTCAGCTCGGCGACGGCGTCCTCCCAGAACCGGCGATCGAGCGCTTCGGCACCGTCCGCGCCGCGCTGCCGGGTCGACCTGTCGAGCAGGCGGTCGGGCGCGCCCTTCACCAGGATGGCGCGCGAGCCGTCGGACCCCTCGTTGAGGGTCGCCATGAACTTGTTCTCGGAATCGAACGGCAGCACGTCGACGCGCTCGACGCCATCGTCCTCTCCCGAACGCCCGCCCTTCAGGGCGACGACGCGCAGCGCACCCTCGGTGGGCTCGCCCACGAGCCTCCAACCGTCCTCGGTCTGCGCGATGTGCGCATCGTTGCAGAGGTCGGCCACGGCGAGGAGTGCCGCCAGATCTCCGCCGGAGGCAGCGCCACCGTCGGATCGCTCGATCGCGCCGTCCGGCTCGTACCCCAGCCCGGCGACGTCGTAGCGCGCGAGCGGCGTGACCATGCGCCGCACCGTCATCTCGTTCTTCGTCAGCGTGCCGGTCTTGTCAGAACAGACCGTCGTCACCGAGCCGAGGGTCTCGACGGCGGGAAGCTTGCGGGTGATGGCCCGGCGGCGCGCCATCTGCTGCACGCCGATCGCGAGCGTGATCGTCACGAGCGCCGGCAGCCCCTCGGGGATGGCGGCCACCGCGAACCCGATCGTCGCGGACACGAGTTCGCCGAACGGCATCCCGTGGGCGAAGCGGCCGATGAGCATCATCACCAGTGCCATCCCGAGGATGACGAGGGTGAGCACCTTGCCGAACGAGTCGAGCTGACGCGTGAGAGGGGTCGTCAGCGTGCCCGCGCCGCCCACGAGCTCCTGGATCCGGCCGATCTCGGTGCGCCCACCCGTCGCCGTGACGATGCCCCGCCCCTGGCCCGCCGAGAC
Protein-coding sequences here:
- a CDS encoding FAD-dependent oxidoreductase → MTSLTAIRNRAVGALGRISMYRLVLVSLSALGLIAFALAFTGQLAVDPLALPAALVVLVVSIALVDAVAQRLLGRSWRIESAVITALILLFVLRPTLEPAGLLGIAIAGVVASASKYLLAWRGRHIFNPAAAGATALTVLSIPFFDLGASAWWVGSPLLAAPVVVLGGLVLVRTEKVRVVAVFLAVAVGVALLRTFVQYAQASIPVDGGVIGQVLWSSPFLFLGAFMLSEPLTLPPRRSQQYLVAAVVGALAGWPILIGEISLGQERALLIGNLVAFAFAWRASVRLRFVERTALTPSVRELTFRAHRGFRFRPGQYLELEVPHRRPDARGTRREFSIVSAPAELPEVRIAIREGSQSSYKKALALVEPGRDLPVTGVWGDFVLPSRTDAKVLLVAAGIGVTPFVSQLRQLRLAGEQRDVVMVYVASASEELAFRDDIVAAGIRVLVVTRDDPRDLPEHWRWAGGARLAASGLADLVPDLAERHAFISGPPRLIADLAPALGKARSLTTDAFAGY
- a CDS encoding FMN-binding protein yields the protein MIRTTAVPRSLRVTAAAASVAGLALLAGCAGQAEAEQPASGSAPETTSPTTEGTSGSTGSAGTAGSAYADGSYTAEGTYQTPEGPETITVTLTIASDAVTDVEVTGEPTRRESRQYQAEFIGGIDDLVIGKSLDEVEVDRVAGSSLTSGGFNAAVEEIRTDAAA
- a CDS encoding FAD:protein FMN transferase; amino-acid sequence: MSVSTLASHRWEFDAIGTAWRVDSAAPLTGDDRAAVSSVVDGFDREWSRFRPDSLVRQIAAGGSVAAPPDAAAMLGLYDALDRATGGSVNPLVGDALARRGYDAAYSLLDRGAEPAPGDWRELVQAADGSLTLRGPAIIDVGAIGKGRLVDLVLGVLRSRVEGWLVVDASGDLAVDGVAQRIALEHPYDARRAIGVWTLAAGALCASATNRRAWGDGLHHVLDARTGHPVREYAATWAVAADAMTADAVATALFFEGGPRFAAARGAAWVRMRTDGPVEWSPHCEAELFV
- a CDS encoding HAD-IC family P-type ATPase; this translates as MAAPVSEADVAPPRAHAHAVDEVVAALGTGAGGLSSDQAASRLDAVGPNELPEAKRTPAWLRFLSHFNDTLIYILLAAAAIKAVMADWLDVWVILAVAIINAVIGFVQEGRAEKALAGIRGMLSTHARVRRDGSWQNIAAADLVPGDIVSLSPGDKVPADLRLAQASQLRIDEAALTGESVPASKQTEPVDADAGVGDRSSMAFSGTIVSAGQGRGIVTATGGRTEIGRIQELVGGAGTLTTPLTRQLDSFGKVLTLVILGMALVMMLIGRFAHGMPFGELVSATIGFAVAAIPEGLPALVTITLAIGVQQMARRRAITRKLPAVETLGSVTTVCSDKTGTLTKNEMTVRRMVTPLARYDVAGLGYEPDGAIERSDGGAASGGDLAALLAVADLCNDAHIAQTEDGWRLVGEPTEGALRVVALKGGRSGEDDGVERVDVLPFDSENKFMATLNEGSDGSRAILVKGAPDRLLDRSTRQRGADGAEALDRRFWEDAVAELSAEGLRVLAAARKPARLDEVTVEDLEELEFLGLWGILDPPRPEAIEAIADCHQAGIRVKMITGDHAGTAVAISREMGLITGDEPRVLTGAELEGLSQEKLKEVVRDVDVYARTSPEHKIRIVRALQSHGEVVAMTGDGVNDAPALTRADVGIAMGIKGTEATKEAAEIVLADDNFATIRSAIHEGRRIYDNLRKSVIFLLPTNGAQSLVILVAVVFGLALPLTPVQVLWVNMVTAVTLSLALAYEPAERGIMNRPPRAGGGSIISVRELGFVLVVSVLIGGATLAAFTIVRATGSDVEGARTVAVSVLALGQLAFLLNCRFLGRSSLTSAVLRGNPVVWWSAGALIALQLVYTYVPFMNSLFESRPLAAQAWLLPLGFAVVIFFAVEGLKAVRRRGAADPLDANA